Proteins from one Chroococcidiopsis sp. CCMEE 29 genomic window:
- a CDS encoding alpha/beta fold hydrolase produces MQATTALSTAPIPGKYWQWRGQSVYYVQAGEPQPQRPPLLLVHGFGASTDHWRKNISGLCKDFQVWAIDLLGFGRSAKPNMQYSGDLWRDQLYDFITEVIGQPAVLAGNSLGGYACLCVAAQRPDAAAGLVLLNSAGPFSQNQPSVEPESLQTEVQPPAKPDPLQKLLGDVAKWIFQQPWARFLLFQYVRQPWVIRQTLEKVYLDKSAITDQLVEEIHRPACDPGAADVFASVFSSPQGEKVDVLLKQLTYPLLLLWGEADPWMNARERSPLFRQYYPQLQEHFLRAGHCPHDEVPEQVNSLLRSWVLSLRTTTQDS; encoded by the coding sequence ATGCAGGCAACCACAGCGCTCTCTACAGCTCCAATTCCTGGCAAATACTGGCAGTGGCGAGGGCAATCCGTATACTATGTACAGGCTGGAGAACCACAGCCACAACGTCCGCCCTTGCTGTTGGTGCATGGGTTTGGTGCTTCTACAGATCATTGGCGCAAGAATATCTCTGGACTTTGTAAAGATTTTCAAGTCTGGGCGATTGACCTGTTAGGATTTGGACGCTCAGCCAAACCTAATATGCAGTACAGCGGTGACTTATGGCGAGACCAGCTCTATGACTTTATCACTGAAGTGATCGGTCAGCCCGCGGTCTTAGCAGGTAATTCTCTAGGGGGATATGCTTGTTTATGTGTTGCTGCTCAACGCCCCGATGCAGCAGCAGGGTTGGTGTTACTCAACAGTGCTGGTCCCTTTAGCCAAAATCAGCCTTCTGTTGAACCGGAGTCGTTACAAACAGAAGTCCAGCCGCCAGCAAAGCCAGACCCCTTGCAAAAACTACTAGGTGATGTTGCTAAGTGGATTTTTCAGCAACCTTGGGCGCGTTTTCTTTTATTCCAATATGTACGGCAACCTTGGGTAATTCGGCAAACCCTAGAAAAAGTTTATCTTGACAAAAGCGCGATTACAGATCAGCTAGTAGAAGAAATCCATCGCCCTGCTTGCGATCCAGGTGCGGCAGATGTATTTGCCTCCGTGTTTAGCTCTCCTCAAGGAGAAAAAGTTGATGTGCTGCTAAAACAGTTAACTTATCCGCTGTTGCTGCTTTGGGGTGAAGCTGACCCCTGGATGAATGCTAGAGAGCGATCGCCTCTTTTTCGGCAATACTATCCGCAGCTACAAGAACACTTTCTCCGGGCTGGTCATTGTCCCCATGATGAAGTACCAGAGCAAGTTAATTCTTTGTTGCGATCGTGGGTTCTGTCTCTAAGAACTACAACTCAAGATTCATAG
- a CDS encoding shikimate dehydrogenase translates to MITGNTKLLGVIGHPVEHSLSPAMHNGAIAHLGIDYVYLPLPVKPEDLEVALNGFAAIGLKGFNVTIPHKQAILPLLTEVSQIAQAVGAVNTVWRTEDLLWAGTNTDVEGFIAPLKTYKRDWSQKIAVILGNGGAARAAVAGCAQLGCAEIHITGRNQLKLQQFSNSWNNSPISVNLHVHSWEKLPELIAHADLLVNTTPIGMYPQVEQSPLSAGEIAQLPVGAIAYDLIYTPSPTQFLQQAQKQGAVTIDGLEMLVQQGAAALKIWLQQPVPVEIMRQALHQQLGTVLR, encoded by the coding sequence GTGATCACAGGCAATACTAAACTGCTGGGGGTGATTGGGCATCCGGTTGAACATTCTCTGTCACCAGCGATGCACAATGGGGCGATCGCCCACTTGGGAATCGATTACGTTTACCTACCCCTACCTGTAAAACCGGAAGATTTAGAGGTAGCTCTGAATGGCTTTGCTGCCATTGGATTAAAAGGCTTTAACGTCACAATTCCCCACAAACAAGCAATATTACCTTTACTAACGGAAGTTTCACAGATTGCTCAAGCCGTGGGAGCGGTTAACACAGTTTGGCGAACTGAAGATTTGCTGTGGGCTGGAACAAACACCGATGTAGAAGGATTTATTGCTCCCCTAAAAACCTACAAGCGTGATTGGAGTCAGAAGATAGCAGTGATTTTAGGTAACGGTGGAGCAGCAAGAGCAGCTGTAGCCGGTTGTGCTCAACTGGGCTGTGCAGAGATTCATATTACTGGGCGGAATCAGCTGAAACTACAGCAGTTCTCAAATAGCTGGAATAATTCACCCATTAGTGTTAACTTGCACGTCCACAGTTGGGAGAAACTACCAGAATTAATCGCTCATGCAGACTTGCTAGTAAATACAACTCCAATTGGAATGTATCCCCAGGTTGAGCAGTCACCTCTGAGTGCAGGTGAAATAGCACAACTGCCTGTGGGAGCGATCGCCTACGACCTAATTTATACTCCTAGCCCGACCCAATTTCTGCAACAGGCTCAGAAACAAGGGGCAGTTACGATTGATGGACTGGAAATGCTCGTTCAACAAGGGGCAGCAGCCTTAAAAATTTGGTTACAGCAGCCAGTTCCGGTAGAGATCATGCGCCAAGCTTTGCACCAGCAACTAGGGACAGTGTTACGGTAG
- a CDS encoding NF041680 family putative transposase: MDVLAQLKAFRQDAYERLGKAHDATFELTDAVMLTRNAYCLADFSLCPVFRRKWSSIYEALQDCRPQRQKLMQLYIKQMPDVEQIILAGDHTAWSRPEAVTLQERTSEHYTVGGGENRPITKGQGYSTIAWIPEAQGSWALPLRHERITSWESPIDKAVWQLSQVCQHLPQRPISLWDSEYGCAPFVLRTAQIAADKLMRLRSNLTLYGAPLPYCGKGRPRLHGDKFKLNDSSTWSVPVESLEVDEPQLGRVQISLWQNLHFRKAAGHPMSLLRVERLGKRPGKAVKPMWLTWIGQQMPTLAEVWRLYLRRFAVDHWYRFLKQRLHWTLPKLSTPKQCERWSDLMPLITWELWLARDIVTDRPLPWQNRSTKLTPGRVAQAMAGVIAVIGTPALPPKPRGKSPGWITGQPRLSKPRYPVVKKSVSRRKQSLPESA, from the coding sequence ATGGATGTTCTTGCGCAATTGAAGGCATTTCGTCAAGATGCATACGAACGATTGGGTAAAGCACATGATGCAACATTTGAGTTGACAGATGCGGTAATGCTGACGCGCAACGCTTATTGTTTGGCAGACTTTTCGTTGTGTCCAGTATTTCGCCGCAAGTGGTCTAGCATCTACGAGGCATTGCAAGATTGCCGACCACAACGGCAGAAGTTGATGCAATTATACATCAAGCAAATGCCTGATGTGGAGCAGATTATCCTGGCAGGAGACCACACAGCGTGGTCTAGACCAGAAGCAGTAACACTCCAGGAGCGAACGAGCGAACATTACACAGTAGGAGGAGGTGAAAATCGTCCAATTACAAAGGGGCAAGGTTACAGCACGATTGCATGGATACCAGAAGCTCAAGGCAGTTGGGCACTGCCATTACGACATGAGCGGATCACCAGTTGGGAATCCCCGATTGACAAGGCAGTATGGCAACTCTCACAAGTATGTCAACATTTACCACAACGACCAATTTCTCTATGGGATAGTGAATATGGTTGCGCTCCTTTTGTTTTAAGGACTGCCCAGATTGCAGCAGATAAGTTGATGCGTCTGCGCTCAAACCTGACTTTGTATGGCGCACCGCTGCCCTACTGTGGCAAAGGCAGACCGCGACTTCATGGTGACAAGTTTAAACTAAATGACTCTTCTACTTGGTCTGTGCCAGTAGAAAGCTTAGAGGTTGACGAGCCTCAACTGGGACGAGTACAAATTTCCCTATGGCAGAATTTGCATTTCCGTAAAGCTGCAGGACATCCCATGTCGTTACTCAGAGTAGAGCGCTTGGGCAAACGCCCAGGAAAAGCCGTAAAACCAATGTGGTTGACTTGGATTGGTCAGCAGATGCCAACCTTGGCTGAAGTTTGGCGGTTATATCTGCGCCGCTTTGCTGTCGATCATTGGTATAGATTTTTGAAACAACGTCTACACTGGACACTGCCCAAGCTCAGTACACCAAAGCAATGTGAGCGCTGGAGTGATTTGATGCCGCTGATCACTTGGGAATTGTGGCTAGCACGTGATATCGTTACCGATCGACCCCTACCTTGGCAGAATCGCAGCACGAAATTAACCCCAGGAAGAGTTGCCCAAGCTATGGCTGGAGTAATAGCGGTGATTGGTACTCCAGCACTGCCACCAAAACCACGCGGAAAGTCCCCTGGCTGGATAACAGGGCAACCTCGTTTGAGTAAACCTCGTTATCCTGTCGTCAAAAAAAGTGTGAGTAGGCGAAAGCAATCCTTGCCTGAGTCTGCTTAA
- a CDS encoding alkaline phosphatase PhoX, which yields MSFSRRRFLTLAGVTTATTVLASPLQMLYARVANGQSILAEGYGPLIPDPNGLLDLPRGFQYRAFSQVGDRMSDGRPVPDRHDGMAAFPGPNNTTILVRNHEHSPGDPTGVEAPDNLKYDPTNKGGTTTLMVGPNRQLIRDYASLAGTYRNCAGGVTPWGSWISCEENTSTPETNRSGNANNVTKRHGYNFEVPSLAEGLVNPEPLVAMGRFNHEAVAIDPRTGIVYETEDRGDGLFYRFIPTQPGNLRAGGVLEALQIQGRPQAITKVGFPVGQKFAVDWVRIEDPDPATDSVRVEGFTKGAAQFSRGEGAWFGNNEVYFTCTNGGTAGFGQVWRYIPGATSQDGGTIELFVESPSQEVLDFPDNIVVSPFSDLFLCEDGEGEQFVRGVTSQGELYSFARNALNTSEFAGACFSPNGRTMFLNIYRPGITFAIWGPWNSRKS from the coding sequence TTGTCTTTTTCACGCCGCCGTTTCCTGACTTTGGCAGGAGTCACTACTGCTACAACTGTTCTTGCATCTCCTTTACAGATGCTTTACGCCCGTGTTGCCAATGGTCAATCTATTCTTGCTGAAGGATATGGTCCCTTAATTCCAGACCCAAATGGTTTACTCGATCTTCCTCGTGGGTTTCAATACCGTGCCTTCTCGCAAGTTGGTGACAGAATGAGCGATGGAAGACCAGTACCGGATCGGCATGATGGTATGGCTGCCTTCCCTGGACCTAACAACACCACAATTCTAGTGCGGAATCATGAGCACAGCCCTGGCGACCCTACTGGTGTTGAAGCTCCTGATAACCTCAAATACGATCCCACTAACAAAGGGGGAACTACAACCCTCATGGTCGGACCAAATCGCCAGTTAATTCGAGATTATGCTTCCTTAGCTGGGACATATCGCAACTGTGCGGGTGGAGTGACCCCTTGGGGTTCTTGGATTAGCTGTGAAGAAAATACCTCAACTCCAGAAACGAATCGGTCAGGAAATGCCAACAATGTGACTAAACGTCACGGCTATAACTTTGAGGTTCCCTCTCTAGCAGAGGGACTGGTTAATCCAGAACCCCTAGTTGCTATGGGTCGCTTTAACCACGAAGCCGTTGCCATCGACCCTCGAACCGGAATTGTTTATGAAACCGAAGATAGAGGAGATGGATTGTTCTACCGCTTTATTCCTACGCAGCCTGGTAACTTGAGAGCAGGTGGAGTCCTTGAAGCCTTACAAATTCAGGGTCGACCTCAAGCAATTACTAAAGTAGGATTTCCTGTAGGTCAAAAGTTTGCAGTTGACTGGGTTCGGATTGAAGACCCCGATCCTGCTACTGATAGCGTTAGAGTTGAGGGCTTTACTAAAGGAGCTGCTCAGTTCAGTCGAGGTGAAGGTGCTTGGTTCGGTAATAATGAAGTGTATTTTACCTGTACCAATGGTGGTACTGCCGGATTTGGTCAGGTCTGGCGTTATATTCCTGGTGCTACTAGTCAAGACGGAGGCACCATTGAACTGTTTGTCGAATCACCCAGCCAAGAAGTTCTAGATTTTCCAGATAATATTGTAGTTTCTCCTTTCAGCGACCTATTCCTTTGCGAAGATGGTGAAGGTGAGCAATTTGTGAGAGGGGTGACTTCCCAAGGGGAACTCTACTCATTTGCGCGGAATGCTTTGAACACGTCTGAGTTCGCTGGAGCCTGTTTTTCACCGAATGGTCGAACAATGTTCCTTAACATTTATAGACCTGGGATTACCTTTGCCATTTGGGGTCCTTGGAATAGCCGCAAGAGTTAA
- a CDS encoding cytochrome b/b6 domain-containing protein, whose protein sequence is MKSSQPYQPLLLRILHGLTGLFLVAAIVTALWTYDTYDGRWGKIPLPEYKEIESLHGTFGLYTLLIFPLFVLYAFHRGQRRLIQPNFFAKLSQIGKPLWWYTLNRTTNTLALVALTFALFSGKMMDETWLPQGELNHSWYYAHLIAWILMVVSIALHLLLNAKVGGLTLLLSMWSWKFRAKDSPALWSAYISAWWSNLRSISAVKRQRSVPALIVLEAIVLVSIAIAWIIPLFK, encoded by the coding sequence ATGAAATCCTCTCAACCTTACCAACCACTCCTTCTTCGCATTCTGCATGGACTGACAGGTCTTTTCCTGGTTGCTGCAATTGTGACTGCTTTATGGACTTACGATACTTACGATGGGCGATGGGGAAAAATTCCCCTGCCTGAGTACAAAGAGATTGAAAGTTTGCATGGAACGTTTGGACTTTATACCTTGCTCATCTTTCCCCTATTTGTACTCTATGCCTTCCATCGGGGACAGCGACGACTGATTCAACCCAATTTTTTTGCGAAGCTGTCTCAAATCGGTAAGCCTCTCTGGTGGTATACCTTAAACCGCACTACCAACACTTTAGCGCTCGTGGCACTCACTTTTGCACTCTTCAGCGGCAAGATGATGGATGAAACCTGGTTGCCGCAAGGAGAACTGAATCATAGCTGGTACTACGCTCATTTGATTGCTTGGATATTGATGGTTGTGTCTATTGCACTGCATCTCCTACTGAACGCCAAAGTTGGCGGGTTGACGTTGCTGCTGTCGATGTGGAGTTGGAAATTTCGTGCTAAAGATAGTCCTGCCCTGTGGTCTGCTTACATTTCTGCCTGGTGGTCGAACTTGCGATCAATCTCAGCAGTAAAGAGGCAACGATCGGTTCCGGCCCTCATCGTTTTGGAAGCGATCGTGCTGGTTAGCATTGCGATCGCCTGGATTATTCCGCTATTCAAGTAG
- a CDS encoding M48 family peptidase: MRIKGLVKVSHQVREQLKVGIPANEVAQFKQFVRDTLKTVERLCADARLAPDQLPTPSRQAYRFLKQLNLSQLPIAKQSNQSPIQKTIRIGNIRSQQQSIQREIAILAQSSNLDSAQGRKLVKTLQRTVSQIEHLCNQQQITLAQLTGPSRQIYAWMKFLLEGQNLQSHLQATQQVYQLVAEVLNSTQLGDCQQLLHPVNLDTLSIEFTNLSGLYRHQHNPKHARLQINEGFITASPQVLRAIVQSMLLGKSTATTAVLKIFSLSEDFGEVLLAMDLLVGSITENAQGKVYDLNHVFDLVNCEYFRGQMAKPQLAWSQVFTQRKFGHYEPARDRLVISLTLDQQRIPRYVVEFVMYHELLHKHHGERWNNGRCLVHTPQFRRDECNFKHYQSAQQWLERLAKH, translated from the coding sequence ATGCGGATTAAAGGACTGGTCAAGGTTTCTCATCAGGTGCGGGAGCAATTGAAAGTTGGCATCCCTGCCAACGAGGTAGCTCAGTTCAAACAATTTGTCCGTGACACGCTAAAAACGGTTGAACGCCTGTGTGCAGATGCGCGACTCGCACCAGACCAACTGCCAACTCCATCGCGCCAAGCCTATCGGTTTCTCAAACAACTAAACCTAAGCCAGTTGCCCATCGCCAAGCAGTCAAATCAATCCCCAATTCAGAAAACAATTCGGATTGGCAACATTCGTTCCCAGCAACAGAGTATCCAGCGGGAGATTGCTATACTAGCTCAAAGCTCAAATCTAGACTCAGCTCAAGGCAGAAAACTAGTCAAGACTTTGCAGCGGACAGTAAGTCAGATTGAGCACCTGTGTAACCAACAACAAATCACTCTAGCGCAGCTTACAGGTCCATCCCGTCAAATCTATGCTTGGATGAAGTTTTTGCTAGAGGGTCAAAATCTCCAGTCACACCTGCAGGCAACCCAGCAGGTTTATCAACTAGTCGCGGAGGTTCTCAATTCTACCCAACTGGGTGACTGTCAACAACTACTACACCCTGTCAACCTTGATACCCTCAGCATCGAGTTCACCAATCTGAGCGGACTGTATCGGCATCAACACAATCCCAAACACGCCCGACTACAAATAAATGAGGGATTTATCACTGCCAGTCCCCAAGTGCTAAGGGCAATCGTGCAATCGATGCTGCTGGGCAAAAGCACGGCAACAACTGCTGTACTTAAGATATTCTCCCTATCAGAGGATTTTGGTGAAGTCCTCTTAGCTATGGATTTGCTGGTTGGCTCTATCACTGAGAATGCCCAAGGGAAAGTCTATGATTTGAATCACGTGTTTGACCTAGTTAACTGCGAGTATTTTCGCGGTCAAATGGCAAAACCACAACTTGCCTGGAGTCAAGTTTTCACCCAGCGCAAATTTGGTCACTACGAACCGGCTCGCGATCGCCTCGTCATCAGCTTGACCCTAGATCAGCAGAGAATTCCGCGGTATGTGGTTGAGTTTGTGATGTACCACGAATTGCTACACAAACACCACGGGGAAAGATGGAACAACGGTCGATGCCTGGTGCATACACCCCAGTTTCGTCGGGATGAGTGCAATTTCAAGCACTATCAATCAGCGCAACAGTGGCTAGAGCGGCTGGCAAAGCATTAA
- a CDS encoding DUF1802 family protein, whose product MQLTTTHAALKEWAVAVDALECGKTIMLLRKGGIHEQNGRFKVAHSQILLYPTHEHQQPYLLKPEYAEQVTPITSGWHPETIRIGSWAEITDILPVSDETIVRALLPFQIGNQQFISDRLKWKPRQPLYILLLRTYKLAQVQMIPYRSEYGGCKSWIELAEPVALDDTQPVLNNTTYADLVAEIHEIIGNKSYVPF is encoded by the coding sequence ATGCAATTAACTACTACTCATGCTGCACTTAAAGAATGGGCTGTTGCAGTTGATGCCCTAGAATGCGGCAAAACGATTATGCTGCTACGTAAAGGTGGCATCCATGAACAAAATGGACGTTTCAAAGTTGCCCATTCACAGATTTTGCTCTATCCCACCCATGAGCATCAACAGCCTTACTTGTTAAAACCCGAATATGCCGAGCAGGTAACTCCTATAACATCAGGATGGCATCCAGAAACAATTCGCATCGGTAGTTGGGCTGAGATTACTGATATTTTGCCGGTGAGTGACGAGACAATTGTGAGAGCTCTGCTACCTTTCCAGATTGGGAATCAACAATTTATAAGTGATCGCCTCAAATGGAAACCGCGACAGCCACTATATATCCTGCTGCTGCGAACCTACAAGTTAGCCCAAGTACAGATGATTCCCTACCGTTCAGAATACGGCGGTTGCAAGTCATGGATTGAGTTGGCTGAACCAGTCGCACTTGATGACACCCAACCAGTTCTTAACAACACTACCTACGCCGATTTGGTAGCCGAAATTCACGAGATTATTGGCAACAAGAGCTACGTTCCATTTTGA